In Spirochaeta thermophila DSM 6578, the DNA window CTCGTCCTCCTCTCCCCTCGGCACCCCATGCTTGTAGAGGAGCACGTGTCGTCCTTCGCCCGCGAGCTCCTCCACCAGGTCGATGAGGTTGAGGCGCCTGTCGAGCGGCAGGAGCACGGTGTTGAGCACGAGCCCCCCCGGCATCGCGGCCAACGCCGCCCCTCGTATGAGGGCCGAAAAGGGATTCTTCCGCTGAAAGATCACCGCCGTATCCCCGCCGGAGTCGATCTCCCCCTCGAAATCGTCCGGCCTGAGGAGGTTGAAGACCGAAAGGCCCTTGAACGCCGTGATCCTCGAGGCCACCCGCACCCCCTGCTCGATCTGCTCGGGCCTGTCCGCGAAGGCGAACACCCCCATGACCGGCCGCCAGTTCTTGGTCCCCTGGATGATCCTGCGCATACGGCCGAAGGCCCACTGGAGCACCGAGAAGATGAGCCCCCACCACACCCCCTCGAGCCGACCACCAGCCCGGTACTTGAGGAGCAGCCAGAAGAGCAGGAGCTGTGACCCCAGGACCCCCAGGCCCACCCACACGTTGAAGAGCCCGATCACCGCGAGTGCGAGCAACGCCCCATAGAGAGAAATCGCCCAGTGACCCCTGAACGTGGGCCTGAAGCTCGGATTTCCGCTCATCCGCTCGAAGAAGGCCGCCACGTTGATCCAGCCATACACCACCAGGAAGCAGATACCCACCACCGTGGAGACGAAGGTGATATCGCCCGACCACACCGTCCCGAGCACGATGAGGAACGTGACCAATGTGGCCCACCGCGGCTCAGATCCTCCCTTGACGAAATCCTTTCTCACGAACGAGAGGAAGCCCGGAAGGATCCCGTCCTCGGCGAGGGTCTTGAGGGTCCTGGGCGCGGTGAGGAAGTAGGCGAGAGCCGAAGAACCCGTGGCGAAGAGGATACCCAGGAGCACCAGGAGCGAAACGGCAGGCAGGTTGCGACCGAAGAGCGCCACCAGGGAAGGCACCTCTCCCCCTTCTCCCCTAAGGAGCAGGTGAGGATCCATGAGGCTGTAGACGTACGTCACCCCCAGATACCCCAGCGCCGTCACCGCAATGGCGAGAAACGTCCCGAGGGGTAAGGACTTGCGCGCATCCTTGAGCTCCCCACTCATCCCCACTCCGGCATCGATCCCTGTCACCGCGGGGAAGAACGCGGCGAACGCAACCCAGAACCCGAATCCACCCAGGCCTGTGAGGTTCAACCGATTGGCGAACACCCCACCCTCAGATGAGGGCGTCCCCACGAGCGGGGAGATGAGAATCGCCCCTATTGAGGCGGTGAGAATGAAGAAGATCACCACCTGTATCCGTGAAGTGAAGTCAGCCCCGATGAGAGAGCTCACACACCCCACCACTGCGAGCAACGAGGCGATCACCTGTTTCTGCTCGAGCAGCGAGAGCCCCAGGGAGGCCACGAGCTCCCTATATCCCGGCAACCCCGACAGAACCTCCTGGAGCGGCTCAGCAAAACCGATGACATAGAACCCTATGGAGACCGACTGGGCGAGGAAGAGCTGAATCCCGATGGATCCCCCGAACGCACGGCCGAACGACCTCCGGGCGAGAGCATACATCCCCCCAGGCCCCACCTGACGCAGGTTCGTCACACAGTCGGCAAGAGAGAAGGCCGTGGCGAGCGTCACCGTGTTCGAAAGCACCACGATGAGCGCCATCCTCCAGAACCCCATCGCCCCGGTGAGCATGGGGAGCACCAAAAAAAGTACGGCACCAAAGAGCGCCTCATACGAAGGGATGAACACCCCCCGTATCGTACCAAACTTCTTCTGCATCCCACACCTCCGAGCCGAGTATAGTGCTCCCGCGTCTCCACACACAAGAGGGCCGCCCCTAGGGGGCGGCCCTCGACATCCTCTCGGTATACCCTATTTCTTCTTCTTTCGCTTACTCCGCGGCAACTTACGGCGCCCCTGGACGATCTGGACCCCGCTTCCCTCGCCCTTCTCCTCCGACTCCCCACCTGCAGCCTCTTCGGCGGGCGGCGCCGTCTCCTCCTTCACGGAGAGGACCTGCTGCCGCTGTTCCTTCATCTCCTCCTCCTCCCTGTGCCGCGCGTTCCTGATCCACATCATCACCGGGGAGGCGATGAAGATCGAGGAATACGTACCCACCACGATACCCACGATGAGGTTGAAGGCGAAGAGCTTGATATCGCCCGTGGTGAAGATGTAGATCGCGAGCACCGCGAGCAGGGTGGTGAGCGAGGTGATGAGAGTACGGCTCAGGGTCTGGGTGATGGAGCCATCCACGATCTCCCTGAAAGGCCTTTCCTTGAGGAGCTGCGTGTTCTCCCTGATACGGTCGAAGACCACGATGGTGTCGTTGATCGAGTACCCCACGATGGTGAGGATGGCCGCGATGGTGGCGGTACTCACCTCGAGCTGGAAGGCCCCGATCACCCCGAGAAGCACGAACACGTCGTGGAACAGAGCCGTGATCGCACCCACCGCATAGGCCAACTGGAACCTGAACCAGATGTACACCAGCATGAAGAGGATCGCCACCAGCACCAGGAGGAAGGACTGCGAAGCGATACTCGCGGAGAACCGCGGCCCGATGTACTGGGAGGAACGCTCCTCCACGTTCCCCTGACCGAACGCCGCTCCGAGGGCCGACAGGATGGCCGTACGTGTGGTCTCCCTGAAGTTCTCGGCCCCCTCCTCCTCCTTCACCTTGACGAGGAACTCCTGATCCTCAGGGGCTCCTATGGTCTGAACCTGCACCCCCTGAATCCCGGCGAGCGCCCGACGCACATCCTCTATCGACGCCGACACCGACGGGGCTACCGCCACCCGCTCGGTGAGTCCTGCCCGGAAATCGATCCCCAGGTTGAAACCACCCTGAAAGAACGTGGCCACCCCGCCAGCGACGATCACCAGGAGAGAGAGCGTGATGGCAAGGGCGCGATATCGGGTAAAGCGTATGACTCTCATCACTACAGCCTCCAGCTGATACTGAGCTTCTTCACCTTACGCTGTTCCACCAGGTAGTCGAAGATGAGCCGCGAGACCACCAGGGCCGTGAACATGGAGCTCACGATACCTATGGCCAGCGTGACCGCGAAACCTTGGATGGGCCCCCGCCCCACCTGGGAGAGGAAGATGGCCGCGATGAAGGTCGTGACGTTCGCGTCCACGATGGTCCAGAAGGCCTTGGAAAAACCCGCCTTCACCGCGCTCGCCGGGGTCTTTCCGAGCCGGAGCTCCTCCTTGATACGCTCGTAGATGATCACGTTGGCGTCCACCGCCATACCCACGGTGAGGATGACCCCCGCGATGCTCGTGAGGGTGAGGGTGAAGTTGAAGACCGAGAGCAAGGCGGTCATGAAGAAGAGATTGAGCAGGAGAGCGATGTCGGCGACGATCCCCGCCCCCTTGTAGTAGAGGATCATGAAGAACACCACGAGGGCGAAGCCGAGCACGATGGCCTGCACACCCCTGCGGATGGAGTCCTCACCCAGGGAAGCACCCACCGCCTCGTAGTCCTCTATCACGAGGTCCACGGGAAGGGCAGCGGTCCTGAGTATGAGCGAGATGTTCTGCGCCTCCTCGGTGGAGAAGCCGGTGATCTGTACGTTGCCCCTGATGGGCTCCTGTATGGTGGCGTACGCCTTCACCTTGTCGTCGAGCACGATGGCGAGGCTCCTGTCCACGTTGGCGCTCGTGAGCTTGTAGAAGATGTCGCTCCCCTCGCTGTTGAGGGAGAAGAGGACCACCGGTTTTCCCGTGAGCGGATCACGCGAGACCTGGGCGCTCGTGAGGTAGGTGCCGTCCAGGCCCACCTCCTCGTAGATGGCGATGGAACGCACCAGCTTGTCCACCCCGTACTTGTCCTTGGTGTAGTAGCCTGCGATCTTGGTACCCGCCGGCACGAAGTCCACCCGCTCGGCCAGAATCGCAGGATCGGTGATACCCGTCTGCCGCTGATATTCGATGAGCTTCTGCGTGGTCTCGTCGTCGACGATGTGGAAGGTGAGTCGCCCCTTTCCCATGAGGAAGGAGTTCACCCTCGTGGGATCGGGATCTCCGGGAATCTCGATAAGGATCTTGTTCCCTTCGAGCTTGCGGATCTGGGGCTCGGTGACACCGAACCGATCGATGCGGTTGTTGAGCACTTCGAGTGCCCTGTCCACCGCATCCCGTCTCTCGACATCAGTGGGCTCGTGACCCAGTCGCTCTGCCAGGGACGAGAAATCCGGGGCGAGCGTCACCGTGAGTCCCCCGGAGAGGTCGAGCCCGAGCTGGAGCGTCCTGTTCCTCAGCTCCTTGAGCGAGATGATCCGTGCCCTGAAGTAGTCCTCTATGGTCTCGAGAGCTTCCTTTTCGTCAACGAAACTCGAGAGCACGCTCTTGTAGGACCACTTCCCGGGAAGAGGCTCCTTTGCGATGCGATAGTTCCTCTTGGCATAGGTGATGAGGAACGAGAGATCCTCCGGGAGCTCGGCATCCGGATTCTCGCGCACCCCTTGCTTGAGACGTTCGAGTACCTCCAGCGCCTTCGTCTGGCTGTAGCGCCGCACTTCCTCCACGGACGCCTGGGCGACCGTCTTCTCTTCCTCGGGAACGAAAAAGTACCACTTGACGGTGGGGTAGATGAACACCCCGGCGATGACCATAAAGAAGAGCACAAGCAGCAGTCGGGCTCTCTTACTCATAGCGAACACTCCACTCGATGGGATTTTGCAGCGTTACTTGTCGGACACCGGCTTGAGGGTTCGTTCCTTCTTGCGGGCGATGGCCGATTTCTCCATGAGGAGGGTGGTGTGGTCGTCCACCTTGATGACCACGGAATCCTCCTTCACGGACTGAACCACACCGTGGATGCCTCCGATGGTCACCACCTCGTCCCCCTTGTCGAGAGAGGCGAGCATCTGCTGCACCTCTTTCTGCCGCTTGTTCTGCGGCCTGATGATGAGAAAATAGAAGATGAGGAAGATGAGACCGAAGGTGATGAGCGTCACCATCATCTGTCCGGAGGTGCTCGCCCCTTGCGCACCCTCGGGTGCGGCGGCCAGGAGCGGGAAAAGAGCTGTACTGTATACCATAAATACTTCCCTTCTCTGGAAAATATAGTGCACACAAGCTACCACGCAGGTGAAAAGAAGTCAAGCTTGGAGTATGTCCGGCACTGTCAAGGGGGAGTGTTGAAATTGAGCTGGAGTTGATAAGGGGTGCATCTCCCCACCTCTTGTATCACCTGCATGCCCACCACGTAGAGGCCTACCACCTCATCTGCATGGGCACGGCTCATATACCCAGGATACCTCCGCAGAAAGCTCCTCATGTGACGAAACATGTTCTCCGCAAGGTTGCTCGTCCTCACCTTCTCCTTCCACTCATAGGGTAACTCCAGATAGGAGAAGAGCCGCTCCTTCCGCCACAGGAGAGCAGCCGTCATCCGGGGGGCCTTCGTCGCCCACTTCTTCACGAATGCCTCGAACGCTTCCTCTGCCTCCTCCTTCCCTCCTGCCTCAAAGAGCCTCCAGTACTCAGTCCGAAAGGCTCGCCTCTCCTCCTGGAGGTGAGCCTTCTTCCCCTTCTGGTCCCCCATATCCTGCAGAAGCTTCTGCTCAAGGGTGCATTGCAGGTGCCAGAGGCATACCTGCTTCTTCGCCTCAGGATACACGGTCTCCACCGCCTGCCAGATCCCCTCTGCCTCATCGGCCACCACCAGCTCCACCTCCTCAAGCCCTCGCTCATAGAGTTTGGTAAGGAGTCGCTCGTAGCTCGCCCGGTCCTCCTGCTCCGCAACCACCCAGTCGAGGAGCTCATGAGACCCGTCCTCCTTCACTCCCACGGCACTCAGGATCACCAGCCCCCTCCTCCCTTTTCCCCTCAGCTTTCCCCACACCCCATCCAGCACGAGCGCCTTCACCCCTCTAATGGGCCGCCTCCGCCACCGCTCTTTCTCCTCGCGAAGACGCTTTATGAGCCTAAGGAGTGTCTGCGGGTGAGCCTCTCCTATCCCCAGCTCCCGTAACAGAATGGCCCACGTCCGCGCGCTCATCCCTCTCACATACCCAAGGAGGAGCTGCTCAGCGAGGGCCACGAGCCTCTGCTCGTAGGTCACCAGCTTTACCTCCTTCCCCCCGCCGGTGCGAATGCGGGGCACGCGTACCTCCTCGATCGGCCCCCAGGGGGTCTGCACGCTCTTCCACTTTCTGTAGCCGTACCGGTAGTACGGTGCCTTCTCAGCCTCCCCTCGTGCATATCGTGGTCGTCCCACTGCCTCCTCTCTCAGCGTCTCAAGGAGGTGCTCCAGGTACGTCTTGTAGGTGTGGCGCACCTCCTCCCGGAGTTGGGCCTCCACTTGCTTCATCAGATCAGAGAGGGTATACTGTGTATCAATCAGT includes these proteins:
- a CDS encoding amino acid permease is translated as MQKKFGTIRGVFIPSYEALFGAVLFLVLPMLTGAMGFWRMALIVVLSNTVTLATAFSLADCVTNLRQVGPGGMYALARRSFGRAFGGSIGIQLFLAQSVSIGFYVIGFAEPLQEVLSGLPGYRELVASLGLSLLEQKQVIASLLAVVGCVSSLIGADFTSRIQVVIFFILTASIGAILISPLVGTPSSEGGVFANRLNLTGLGGFGFWVAFAAFFPAVTGIDAGVGMSGELKDARKSLPLGTFLAIAVTALGYLGVTYVYSLMDPHLLLRGEGGEVPSLVALFGRNLPAVSLLVLLGILFATGSSALAYFLTAPRTLKTLAEDGILPGFLSFVRKDFVKGGSEPRWATLVTFLIVLGTVWSGDITFVSTVVGICFLVVYGWINVAAFFERMSGNPSFRPTFRGHWAISLYGALLALAVIGLFNVWVGLGVLGSQLLLFWLLLKYRAGGRLEGVWWGLIFSVLQWAFGRMRRIIQGTKNWRPVMGVFAFADRPEQIEQGVRVASRITAFKGLSVFNLLRPDDFEGEIDSGGDTAVIFQRKNPFSALIRGAALAAMPGGLVLNTVLLPLDRRLNLIDLVEELAGEGRHVLLYKHGVPRGEEDERIDVWWKGQENGNLMALLAYIIRETDAERGLPRKRIRLIRVLEERMERVREEAELRSLLDVARLEGEVLVLDPDERPFDEVVEEHSRDASLVLMGMPGQRASGLARVFSLDRREFDRQIARFDELPPVLFVKSAYRVALFDEE
- the secF gene encoding protein translocase subunit SecF — protein: MRVIRFTRYRALAITLSLLVIVAGGVATFFQGGFNLGIDFRAGLTERVAVAPSVSASIEDVRRALAGIQGVQVQTIGAPEDQEFLVKVKEEEGAENFRETTRTAILSALGAAFGQGNVEERSSQYIGPRFSASIASQSFLLVLVAILFMLVYIWFRFQLAYAVGAITALFHDVFVLLGVIGAFQLEVSTATIAAILTIVGYSINDTIVVFDRIRENTQLLKERPFREIVDGSITQTLSRTLITSLTTLLAVLAIYIFTTGDIKLFAFNLIVGIVVGTYSSIFIASPVMMWIRNARHREEEEMKEQRQQVLSVKEETAPPAEEAAGGESEEKGEGSGVQIVQGRRKLPRSKRKKKK
- the secD gene encoding protein translocase subunit SecD, which codes for MSKRARLLLVLFFMVIAGVFIYPTVKWYFFVPEEEKTVAQASVEEVRRYSQTKALEVLERLKQGVRENPDAELPEDLSFLITYAKRNYRIAKEPLPGKWSYKSVLSSFVDEKEALETIEDYFRARIISLKELRNRTLQLGLDLSGGLTVTLAPDFSSLAERLGHEPTDVERRDAVDRALEVLNNRIDRFGVTEPQIRKLEGNKILIEIPGDPDPTRVNSFLMGKGRLTFHIVDDETTQKLIEYQRQTGITDPAILAERVDFVPAGTKIAGYYTKDKYGVDKLVRSIAIYEEVGLDGTYLTSAQVSRDPLTGKPVVLFSLNSEGSDIFYKLTSANVDRSLAIVLDDKVKAYATIQEPIRGNVQITGFSTEEAQNISLILRTAALPVDLVIEDYEAVGASLGEDSIRRGVQAIVLGFALVVFFMILYYKGAGIVADIALLLNLFFMTALLSVFNFTLTLTSIAGVILTVGMAVDANVIIYERIKEELRLGKTPASAVKAGFSKAFWTIVDANVTTFIAAIFLSQVGRGPIQGFAVTLAIGIVSSMFTALVVSRLIFDYLVEQRKVKKLSISWRL
- the yajC gene encoding preprotein translocase subunit YajC, which gives rise to MVYSTALFPLLAAAPEGAQGASTSGQMMVTLITFGLIFLIFYFLIIRPQNKRQKEVQQMLASLDKGDEVVTIGGIHGVVQSVKEDSVVIKVDDHTTLLMEKSAIARKKERTLKPVSDK
- a CDS encoding IS256 family transposase, producing the protein MKRGNTRTLIDTQYTLSDLMKQVEAQLREEVRHTYKTYLEHLLETLREEAVGRPRYARGEAEKAPYYRYGYRKWKSVQTPWGPIEEVRVPRIRTGGGKEVKLVTYEQRLVALAEQLLLGYVRGMSARTWAILLRELGIGEAHPQTLLRLIKRLREEKERWRRRPIRGVKALVLDGVWGKLRGKGRRGLVILSAVGVKEDGSHELLDWVVAEQEDRASYERLLTKLYERGLEEVELVVADEAEGIWQAVETVYPEAKKQVCLWHLQCTLEQKLLQDMGDQKGKKAHLQEERRAFRTEYWRLFEAGGKEEAEEAFEAFVKKWATKAPRMTAALLWRKERLFSYLELPYEWKEKVRTSNLAENMFRHMRSFLRRYPGYMSRAHADEVVGLYVVGMQVIQEVGRCTPYQLQLNFNTPP